From Deltaproteobacteria bacterium, one genomic window encodes:
- a CDS encoding PQQ-dependent dehydrogenase, methanol/ethanol family: MTARGRVGRALALGLLLASCSEPAPLEGRVDLERLRSAEHEPGQWLALGGGFRAERFSRLAQIDADNAAELGFAWEYEARSRRGRVEHGQEATPIVVDGVLYVSGPWGSVFAVDAKTGAERWRYDPEVDGGYARHACCDVVNRGVAVWRGRVYVGTLDGFLVALDASTGRELWRTDTLIERGARAYTITGPPQVAKNVVVIGNSGAEFGVRGYVTAYDLESGAQAWRFFTVPGDPALGEPEHPEIAAALETWDRDSSWESGLGGTVWGEMVYDPELDRLYVGTGNGTPYPVWLRSPSGGDNLYLASILALDPDDGRLIWHYQTTPGESWDYTATQNLILAELPIGGVARKVILQAPKNGFFYVLDRETGELISARPFVPVSWASGIDASGRPVASATASYRNAPAIVFPTQAGAHNWQPMAFSPVTGLVYIPAREQGMVMANEPFWRFAPGELNLGSVAIYGASAERLPEPERTRLETRELLIAWDPVAQRERFRVPVGSEQYAGGGVLATAGNLVVQGTSAGRLALYRADTGTRLAEIEVGTAIMAAPVSYQIDGEQYVAVIAGLGGAVASVHPRESAAWRYENYGRILAWKLGGGPTPLPRPREIRAIPEPPVLPNLSAAGAARGERLFVRHCARCHGGRGESRLSSYPDLFGLPAQTHAAFDSIVRGGSLSSAGMASFADVVSEADAAAIQSYLVREQAELRAASASGAGRGSP; encoded by the coding sequence GAGGGCCGGGTCGATCTCGAGCGGCTGCGAAGCGCCGAGCACGAGCCCGGGCAGTGGCTCGCGCTCGGCGGCGGCTTCCGAGCCGAGCGCTTCTCGCGACTCGCACAGATCGACGCCGACAACGCAGCAGAGCTCGGCTTCGCCTGGGAGTACGAGGCGCGCTCGCGCCGCGGCCGCGTCGAACACGGACAGGAGGCGACGCCGATCGTCGTCGACGGAGTGCTGTACGTCTCGGGCCCGTGGGGCTCCGTCTTCGCGGTGGACGCGAAGACCGGCGCCGAGCGCTGGCGCTACGACCCCGAGGTGGACGGCGGCTACGCGCGCCACGCCTGCTGCGACGTGGTGAACCGCGGCGTCGCGGTCTGGCGCGGACGCGTGTACGTCGGCACGCTCGACGGCTTCCTGGTCGCGCTCGACGCGAGCACCGGCCGGGAGCTGTGGAGGACCGACACGCTGATCGAGCGCGGCGCGCGCGCGTACACGATCACGGGTCCGCCGCAGGTCGCGAAGAACGTGGTGGTGATCGGGAACAGCGGAGCCGAGTTCGGCGTGCGCGGCTACGTGACCGCCTACGACCTGGAATCCGGCGCGCAGGCCTGGCGCTTCTTCACGGTTCCGGGCGATCCGGCGCTCGGCGAGCCCGAGCACCCCGAGATCGCGGCCGCGCTCGAGACCTGGGACCGCGACTCGAGCTGGGAGTCGGGCCTCGGCGGAACGGTCTGGGGCGAGATGGTCTACGACCCCGAGCTCGACCGGCTCTACGTCGGCACCGGAAACGGCACGCCCTATCCGGTCTGGCTGCGCAGCCCGTCGGGCGGTGACAACCTGTATCTCGCCTCGATCCTCGCGCTCGATCCCGACGACGGGCGCTTGATCTGGCACTACCAGACCACGCCGGGCGAGAGCTGGGACTACACCGCGACGCAGAACCTGATCCTCGCGGAGCTTCCGATCGGCGGCGTCGCGCGAAAGGTGATCCTGCAGGCGCCGAAGAACGGCTTCTTCTACGTGCTCGACCGCGAGACCGGGGAGCTGATCTCGGCGCGGCCGTTCGTGCCCGTGAGCTGGGCGAGCGGGATCGACGCGAGCGGACGTCCGGTCGCCAGCGCGACCGCCTCGTACCGCAACGCGCCGGCGATCGTGTTTCCGACCCAGGCGGGAGCGCACAACTGGCAGCCGATGGCGTTCAGTCCGGTGACGGGGCTCGTCTACATTCCGGCGCGCGAGCAGGGCATGGTGATGGCGAACGAGCCCTTCTGGCGCTTCGCGCCGGGCGAGCTGAATCTGGGCTCGGTCGCGATCTACGGCGCGAGCGCGGAGCGGCTCCCGGAGCCCGAGCGCACGAGGCTGGAGACGCGCGAGCTCCTGATCGCCTGGGATCCCGTCGCGCAGCGGGAGCGGTTCCGCGTCCCGGTCGGGAGCGAGCAGTACGCGGGCGGAGGCGTGCTCGCGACCGCCGGAAATCTGGTCGTGCAGGGGACGTCCGCGGGCCGGCTCGCGCTGTACCGCGCCGACACCGGCACGCGACTCGCCGAGATCGAGGTCGGCACCGCGATCATGGCCGCGCCGGTGAGCTACCAGATCGACGGCGAGCAGTACGTGGCGGTGATCGCCGGTCTGGGCGGAGCGGTCGCGTCGGTCCACCCGCGCGAGAGCGCGGCGTGGCGGTACGAGAACTACGGGCGGATCCTCGCCTGGAAGCTCGGCGGCGGGCCGACGCCGCTTCCGAGGCCGCGCGAGATCCGCGCGATTCCGGAGCCGCCGGTGCTGCCGAATCTCTCCGCCGCAGGGGCCGCTCGCGGCGAGAGACTCTTCGTCCGACACTGCGCGAGGTGTCACGGAGGCCGCGGTGAGTCGCGGCTCTCGTCCTATCCCGATCTGTTCGGACTGCCCGCGCAGACACACGCAGCCTTCGACTCGATCGTGCGCGGCGGGTCGCTTTCGAGCGCTGGCATGGCGAGCTTCGCCGACGTCGTCAGCGAGGCGGATGCCGCGGCGATCCAGTCCTACCTCGTCCGCGAGCAGGCAGAGCTACGGGCGGCTAGCGCGAGCGGAGCAGGTCGCGGATCTCCGTGA
- a CDS encoding DUF2238 domain-containing protein gives MHPGPALLGIVAVALVVSGIGPTDRATWWLEVSPVLIGAPLLIATWRRAPPSRLLAWLLGAHALILILGGHYTYAMVPPGFWVQDALGLARNHYDRLGHLAQGFVPAILAREVLLRCSVLERGGWQFFLVTCVVLAFSAFYELLEWWTALVAGSAATAFLGTQGDVWDTQWDMFLALVGALAAQLLLARAHDRSLREVFR, from the coding sequence ATGCACCCGGGACCGGCGCTGCTCGGCATCGTGGCGGTCGCGCTGGTGGTCTCGGGAATCGGGCCCACGGACCGCGCGACCTGGTGGCTCGAGGTCTCGCCGGTGCTGATCGGCGCGCCGCTGCTCATCGCGACGTGGCGGCGCGCCCCGCCCTCGCGCCTGCTCGCCTGGCTGCTCGGCGCGCATGCGTTGATCCTGATCCTCGGCGGCCACTACACCTACGCGATGGTGCCGCCCGGGTTCTGGGTGCAGGACGCGCTCGGGCTCGCGCGCAATCACTACGACCGGCTCGGCCACCTCGCGCAGGGCTTCGTGCCGGCGATCCTCGCGCGCGAGGTCCTGCTGCGCTGCTCGGTGCTGGAGCGCGGCGGCTGGCAGTTCTTCCTGGTCACCTGCGTGGTGCTCGCGTTCAGCGCCTTCTACGAGCTGCTCGAGTGGTGGACGGCGCTCGTGGCGGGAAGCGCGGCGACGGCGTTTCTCGGCACGCAGGGCGACGTCTGGGACACGCAGTGGGACATGTTCCTGGCCCTGGTCGGCGCGCTCGCCGCGCAGCTACTGCTCGCGCGCGCTCACGACCGCTCGCTCCGAGAGGTGTTTCGATGA
- the mscL gene encoding large-conductance mechanosensitive channel protein MscL, translating to MGMVSEFQAFIKRGNVMDLAVGVIIGGAFGKIVTSVVGDLLMPVIGLVLGGIDFTGLAFAIGGTDEAPVLLKYGAFIQALIDFLIIAFCVFLLVKGVNSLQKPAPAAAPPPPPADVGLLTEIRDLLRSR from the coding sequence ATGGGAATGGTTTCCGAGTTCCAGGCCTTCATCAAACGCGGCAACGTGATGGATCTGGCGGTCGGCGTGATCATCGGCGGCGCGTTCGGGAAGATCGTCACGTCCGTCGTCGGCGACCTGCTGATGCCCGTGATCGGGCTCGTGCTCGGCGGCATCGATTTCACCGGGCTCGCGTTCGCGATCGGCGGAACCGACGAGGCTCCGGTGCTGCTCAAGTACGGCGCGTTCATCCAGGCGCTGATCGACTTCCTGATCATCGCGTTCTGCGTGTTCCTGCTCGTGAAGGGCGTGAACTCGCTGCAGAAGCCCGCGCCCGCGGCGGCTCCTCCGCCGCCTCCGGCCGACGTGGGGCTGCTCACGGAGATCCGCGACCTGCTCCGCTCGCGCTAG
- a CDS encoding inorganic pyrophosphatase, with amino-acid sequence MTRIPHAQFRPHPWHGLAVGEDPPRIVSAYVEITPFDLVKYEVDKTTGYLRVDRPQRTSSSPPTLYGFIPRTYCGARISALSPGSKRGDGDPLDICVVSERPIAKSEVIVSARVVGGFRMVDAGDADDKIIAVLCSDSFWGEVTTISQLPAALIERLRHYFLTYKLVPGEPARVAIDETYDSSHAQAVVRAAIEDYSTEFGSAVPESR; translated from the coding sequence ATGACGAGAATTCCGCACGCGCAGTTCCGACCGCACCCGTGGCACGGGCTCGCGGTCGGTGAGGATCCGCCGCGGATCGTCTCCGCGTACGTCGAGATCACGCCCTTCGACCTGGTGAAGTACGAGGTCGATAAAACGACCGGCTACCTGCGCGTCGATCGCCCGCAGCGCACGTCGTCGTCGCCGCCCACGCTGTACGGCTTCATCCCGCGGACCTACTGCGGAGCGCGAATCTCCGCTCTCTCGCCCGGATCGAAGCGCGGCGACGGCGACCCGCTCGACATCTGCGTGGTGAGCGAGCGGCCGATCGCGAAGTCCGAAGTCATTGTCTCCGCGCGCGTGGTCGGCGGATTTCGCATGGTCGATGCCGGCGACGCCGACGACAAGATCATCGCCGTGCTTTGCAGCGACTCGTTCTGGGGCGAAGTGACCACGATCTCGCAGCTTCCGGCGGCGCTGATCGAGCGGCTCCGGCACTACTTCCTGACCTACAAGCTCGTACCCGGGGAGCCGGCGCGGGTCGCGATCGACGAGACCTACGACTCGAGCCACGCGCAAGCCGTCGTGCGAGCCGCGATCGAAGATTACTCGACCGAGTTCGGATCGGCTGTGCCAGAATCGCGCTGA